Proteins co-encoded in one Brassica oleracea var. oleracea cultivar TO1000 chromosome C4, BOL, whole genome shotgun sequence genomic window:
- the LOC106339449 gene encoding RHOMBOID-like protein 1: MSREGLEIKVVDPPTSNVSAAQTSAGARGGRQRASFAEFRPFKLWFPWLVPAIVVANIVLFAVSMFINDCPKNSQKCSARFLGRFAFQPMKENPLLGPSSTTLEKMGALEVTMVVDKHQVWRLFTCIWLHAGVFHVLANMLSLIFIGIRLEQEFGFVRIGLLYMISGFGGSLLSSLFNREGISVGASGALFGLLGAMLSELLTNWTIYANKFAALLTLIFIISINLAVGILPHVDNFAHLGGFTSGFLLGFVFLIRPQYGYFNQRNNPRGYAAPSAKSKHKPYQYVLWITSLLLLIAGYTVGLIVLLRGTDLNKHCSWCHYLSCMPTSLWNCKSQNMYCKSSQIGKQMNLTCIANGRTEMYTLGNENQSQIQQMCSQLCS; this comes from the exons ATGTCTCGCGAAGGTCTGGAGATCAAGGTGGTGGATCCGCCGACAAGCAACGTCTCCGCCGCGCAAACTTCTGCGGGGGCTCGCGGGGGGAGGCAGCGCGCTTCTTTCGCGGAGTTTCGGCCTTTCAAGCTTTGGTTCCCGTGGCTGGTTCCGGCTATCGTGGTGGCCAACATTGTGCTTTTTGCTGTCTCGATGTTCATCAACGATTGCCCTAAGAACTCGCAAAAGTGCTCGGCTAGGTTTCTCGGGAGATTCGCGTTTCAGCCGATGAAGGAGAATCCTCTCCTGGGTCCCTCTTCTACGAC ATTAGAGAAGATGGGGGCTTTAGAGGTAACAATGGTGGTGGATAAGCACCAAGTGTGGCGCTTGTTCACTTGTATATGGCTACACGCTGGTGTTTTCCATGTCCTTGCCAACATGTTGAGCCTTATCTTCATCGGTATTCGGCTCGAGCAAGAGTTTGGATTCG TACGCATTGGATTGCTTTATATGATTTCTGGATTTGGTGGGAGTTTGTTATCATCTCTCTTTAACCGGGAGGGTATATCCGTTGGTGCCTCTGGTGCATTATTCGGTTTGCTTGGCGCTATGCTTTCAGAGCTTCTCACTAACTGGACTATATACGCAAATAAG TTTGCAGCTCTTTTGACACTCATCTTCATCATATCCATTAATCTAGCAGTAGGTATTCTTCCGCATGTAGACAACTTTGCCCATCTCGGAGGATTCACTTCCGGGTTTCTTCTAGGCTTTGTTTTCTTGATCCGTCCTCAGTATGGATACTTCAACCAGAGGAACAACCCTCGTGGCTACGCTGCACCTTCTGCTAAATCCAAACACAAGCCGTACCAATACGTTCTCTGGATCACTTCTTTATTGCTTTTGATTGCAGG ATATACCGTTGGGCTCATTGTGCTTCTCCGAGGGACGGATTTGAACAAGCATTGTTCTTGGTGCCATTATCTCAGTTGTATGCCTACCTCGCTATGGAACTGTAAATCTCAAAATATGTACTGTAAG TCGAGCCAGATTGGGAAGCAGATGAACTTGACGTGTATAGCTAACGGGAGAACAGAGATGTACACGCTTGGTAACGAGAACCAGTCTCAGATTCAGCAGATGTGTTCCCAGTTATGCAGCTGA